The DNA region CAGCGCTGTCAATTTACTGTCATAAACAGGGACTCGACAAAAATTGCACGTGGTACAGCCTAAAAACTCTCTACCTAAAGCTCAGGACAGCTTCGTGGTTAGGTAGAACGCTCGTAGCTAAAAGTTTCGCGAGCTTTCGAATCTAGTACGAAGAGGTCTTTGAAAAATCTTGTTTTTTCGAAGCGGGTAAACTCGGCCTTAAAAAAGATTCGAATCGCTCTTGTTTAAATACATTACTTGGGAATAAAACAATGAACAGATTCGGAAAGTTTTCCTTACTTGGCGGTTCTTTGTTACTTGCTCAAACAGTATTCGCTTACGACTGTTCCAACTTATCAACTTGGGATAGCTCGGCTGTTTATACTGGTGGAGATCAAGTGCAGCATGCCAGCGAGGCATATCAAGCCAACTGGTGGAACCAAAATCGCAATCCAGCTGACTTTTCTGGTCAGTGGCAAGAGTGGTCGTCACTCGGCAGTTGTGACGGTGGTGGTGATAATCGCGCTCCCATTGCAGACGCCAATGGACCTTACTCAGGCTTAGTCAACACGGCCATCGCATTTAGCAGTGCTGGCTCATCCGATCCAGACGGCAATATTGCCAGTTATCAGTGGGATTTCGGCGATGGCGCGTCCAGCAGTCAAGCCAACCCTTCTCATATCTATTCACAAGCGGGGGATTACAGCGTTACGCTCACCGTGGTCGATAATCAGGGCGCCTCTAACCTTGCTACTGCGGTTGCTAGCGTAACTAGCGATGACAATGGCGGTACTTGTAACCTTCCTCAATACATGGCCGGAACTCAATACAGTGCAGGCGATCAAGTTCGAAATGTGGGTAGAAAATACCGCTGCGATATTGCCGGTTGGTGCTCTTCATCTTCCGCTTGGGCTTATGAGCCTGGGGTTGGATCGGCATGGCAGCAAGCTTGGACAGACACTGGCAGTTGCGATGGTGGAGACAATCAAGCCCCGATTGCTAATGCAAATGGTCCCTACAGTGCGGGAGTTAACCAAAGCTTCAACTTTTCTAGCGCCGGTTCAAGCGACAGTGACGGGACGATCGTCGAGTACAACTGGTCATTTGGTGATGGAAACTCAAGTACTGAAGCCAATCCGTCTCATAGTTTTGCAAACTCAGGAAGCTACTCTGTCACCTTAACCGTTACCGATGATCAGGGAGCAACGGGTCGTTCAAACACGACGGCAGAAGTAACAGGAAGCGGTGAAAATCAAGCACCGGTTGCTATGGCCAATGGCCCTTACTTTGGCATAACCGGTTCTAACATTTCTTTTACCAGTCGTGGCTCCAATGATCCCGATGGATCTATTAGCGCCTATCTCTGGAACTTTGGTGACGGCGCGAGCAGTACAGACGCTGAACCAAGCCACAGCTACGCGAGTGCCGGTCGGTATGATGTCTCACTGACCGTAACCGATAATCAAGGCGCCACCAACACCGCAACAACCAGCGTTACCGTCAACGATGATTCTGGAAACAGTGGTTCAAAAGTTGTTGGATACTTCACAAACTGGGGCGTGTATGGCCGTAACTATCATGTTAAAAACATTCACACCAGTGGCTCAGCGAGCAAACTCACTCACATCGTCTATGCCTTCGGGAATGTTCAAAATGGTCAATGCACCATTGGTGATGCTTATGCAGACTACGACAAATTCTATGGTGCAGCAGACAGCGTCGACGGCGTAGCAGATACTTGGGATAGTGGCGCGTTACGAGGCAACTTCGGACAACTTCGACGTCTGAAAGCCATGTATCCGAATATCAAGATAGTTTGGTCTTTCGGTGGCTGGACTTGGTCTGGAGGTTTCGGACAAGCAGCAGCAAACCCTCAAGCCTTTGCAAACTCCTGCTACGACTTAGTTTTTGATCCACGTTGGGCCGATGTTTTTGATGGTATCGACATCGATTGGGAATACCCTAATGAATGCGGCCTAACTTGTGACACCAGTGGTTTCAATGGCTATCGAGACCTGATGAAAGCACTGCGAGAGCGCTTCGGTAACGATAAGTTAGTCACCTCGGCCATTGGTGCAGGCGAAGCTAAACTGAACGCGGCAAATTACGGTGGCGCGGCGCAGTACCTCGACTTCTATATGATCATGACTTACGACTTTTTCGGTGCTTGGGCAGCACAAGGCCCTACCGCCCCACACTCTCCACTGTATAGCTTCGATGGCATTCCAACCGCTGGCTTCTTTACCGACAACGGTATTCAAGTACTTCGAAGCAAAGGCGTTCCTGCTGATAAGATCCTTCTTGGTATCGGCTTTTACGGACGTGGTTGGACAGGCGTTACTCAAAGCACTCCTGGCGGTTCAGCCACCGGGCCAGCACCAGGGACTTACGAGCAAGGCATCGAAGATTATAAGGTGCTCAAAACAAGCTGTCCTGCTACCGGTACCATCGCGGGAACGGCTTATGCCTATTGTGGAAACAATTGGTGGAGCTATGACACCCCAGCCACCATCAATGGAAAAATGAATTACTTAAAACAGCAAGGTTTAGGTGGTGCATTTTTCTGGGAGCTAAGCGGTGATACAACCAATGGCGAACTGATAAACGCCATCGATCAAGGCTTACAGTAGTCCTCTACAGAGAGCATTAAACTAAAACTTGGCGATGGTGGCCTTTGGTCACTGTCGCCTTCTTCCACAATAGCGAATATTTCCTCAGTTAAGTTCCCATGCTAAGGGTCTGAAAAACCTGAAAACTCAGGATAACGCTATCTCCAGAATGTTCGCACTCTAAGGAGGTTTTCATGAAAAACTGTTTTATACGACGCTGTCTTACTTACGCCACACGCCTTTCTCTAGCAGGGTTTTGTCTGGCTAGTTATGCCTATAACTGTGATCAACTTAGCCCGTGGCAAAATGATCAAATTTACAACGGTGGCGATGAAGCCACTCAAAATGGCATTGCGTACCGAGCCAACTGGTGGACACAAAACCAATCACCCGACTCCCATTCAGGACCATGGCAAGAATGGTCATCATTAGGATCCTGTGATGGTGATAATGGCAACCAGAATCCAATTGCTAACCCAAATGGCCCTTACCAAGCTGAGTTGGGAGAGAGTATAACCTTCAGTAGCGCTGGCTCTAGTGATGCCGATGGGCAAATAACCGAATTCTTTTGGAATTTTGGAGACGGCCAAACGAGCAATGCGGCTAACCCCACGCATCAATATGCCGAGGCAGGACTTTTTAACGCTACCCTTACCATCACTGATGATCAAGGCGCACAGGTTTCGGCCGCTACGCAAGTAACCATTACCGACGGTAACGGTGGCGGTGAATGCAACTTACCTACCTATAACGCTGGTAATCAGTACGCCACCGATGATCGAGTTAGCCATCAAGGGCGCGCCTATTTGTGTTTGGTTGGTGGCTGGTGTTCATCGGATCAAACCTGGGCTTATGAACCCGGCAAAGGCCTATATTGGCAACATGCTTGGCAAGATCAAGGTGCCTGCGGTGACGGTAATAATCAATCACCCATCGCTAATGCTAATGGTCCTTATACTGGCACCATTAATTCGAGCATTGTGTTTTCGAGTCGTGGTTCCAGCGATTCCGATGGCACGATTGATCAGTTTCGTTGGAACTTCGGTGACGGTAGTGAAAGCACTCTAGCGAATCCGACGCATCAATACTCTTCAGCGGGTCAATACACTGCAACCTTAACGGTGACCGACAATCTTGGTGCAGAAAATACCACATCGACCAGGGTTACGATTCAATCGGACGATGGCCCATCGACACCTCTACCACATCGATTACTGATCGGCTATTGGCATAACTTTGACAACGGCTCAGGGTATATTCCGATTGCTCAAGTAGACGATGCCTGGGATTTTATAAACGTTTCTTTTGCAGAAAATAAGCCAGGTGGCAGTGAAGGCGAAGTCGCTTTTAGTCCTTTCGGTGAGTCTGAAGCTGCATTTAAAAGTGGGGTTCAGTCGCTACAAAATAAAGGCAAGAAAGTTCTTATCTCCCTTGGTGGTGCCAATGCGCATATTCAATTGAACACCGCAGCCTCAAGAGATAACTTTGTTCGAACGATGGGCGAAATCATCGCCACTTATGGATTCGATGGAATGGATATCGATTTAGAAGGCGGATCATTATTTATGAATGCCGGCGACACCATCGCTAATCCACAAACACCTGCCATCGTTAATTTAATCGCGGCCACTCGGTCATTAAAAGCCCGCTTTGGTGACAGCTTTATTCTCACCATGGCGCCAGAAACTGCCTATGTTCAAGGTGGTTTGGATAATTTCGGAGGAATCTGGGGAGCTTATTTACCTTTAATTCATGCTCTCCGAACGGATCTAACCGTGTTGCATGTTCAGCATTACAACACTGGCTCGCTAACGGGTACCGATGGCAATATTTATAACGCTGGAACCGCTGATTTTCATGTGGCCATGAGTGATATGTTATTGACCGGTTTTGCCGCTGCTGGCAATGCAAATAACTACTTTCCACCACTGCGACAAGATCAAATTGCTTTTGGCTTACCGTCTAGCACGCAATCGGCTAGCAGTGGCTACACTGCACCAGCCGTCGCTCAGCAAGCATTGGACTGTCTGATCAAAGGCACTAACTGTGGCAATTACCAACCATCGCAAGCGTATCCGCACTTTCGGGGATTAATGACTTGGTCGATTAACTGGGATGTTTTTCGGCAACGCGAATTTTCAACGCCACATCGGCAATATCTAAACCAAAACCCTTAACTTTATGACAAACGCTCTTGTTATCTTCACAGTCAGATAATAAGAGCGCCCCTTAGGAGATCGTTATGAAAAAAATAACCACACTTTTGAGCGGATGCAGCCTACTTTTGCTTGGCACTTCCGCGCTCGACTTATATTCCCATGGCTATGTTAAGTCACCAGAATCTCGCTCATATTTATGTCACCTTCGTACGAATACTAATTGCGGCGCAATACAGTGGGAACCCCAAAGTGTTGAAGGCTTGGATCGTTTTCCTGGATCGGGTCCAGCCGATGGCACGATTGCGGCGGCTGGCTTGCCACAATTTTCCGAACTCAACCAACAAACTTCCACGCGGTGGGTAAAACGCAGCGCTCAATCTGGAAACTTTTCGTTTACTTGGCGATTCACAGCCAATCATGCGTCTAGAGATTTTCGATATTTCATCACTCGTTCTGGCTGGGATCAGAATCAGCCACTAACCAGAGCCAGCTTCGATCTCACTCCCTTTTGTAGCGTTTCAGGAAACAACCAACGACCACCAGCAGAGCTTACTCATAACTGTGTCTTGCCGTCACGCAGTGGTTACCATGTGGTGCTTGCCGTATGGGATGTTGCAGATACCGTTAATTCTTTTTATCAAGCTATCGACTTAGCGTTTGGTGGTGTCGAGCCACCTCGCTGGCAAGATATCGGAGACATCAACCCCACCATGGATTTAAATCCAGGTGACAAAGTACGCACGAGAGTATTCGACAGCAATGGTGAACGAACCGAATTTCGAACAGAAATTGCCATCTCATCTGCCGCTGACGGCGCGCGTAACACTTGGCCGAAAAATTTAGCCGACGCGATTAATCGTGAGCAAAATGAACTAAGAGCAGGAATCTTAGACAGTCAAGGCAACATAGTTCCAACGGAAGGAAAGAATGATGTTTTTACCGGAAACGACAGCTCTTTGGTTCGTGTAGAGATTGAAATAGAACAAACACAAGTAGATCCCGAATATCGAGTAGATGCATTGCAAAGCGCATATTCAATAGTTGACGGCGTTGCCAACGTAAACTTTACGTTAATTTCCAATAGTCCATTTGACATTCAAGCCAACTTACTCGACGCACAACAGCGAATAATAGCGACTCAACAACAATCCGTTGACGGAGAAATGGCTTTTAACCTAACCGTTACCAATGCCGTCGCGGGTAATTATCAATTGCAAATTATTGCGCAAGATAGCCAAGGTTCAACCTCCGAGCAAAACTTTGACTTATCATTAACCTCATCACCCAATGGAGGTTATGACTATGTTTATCCTGACGGATTAAGCAATTACGATGCAGGCACCCAGGTTCTCGCTAAAGACGGAAAAATCTATCAGTGCAAGCCATTTCCCTACAGCGGTTGGTGCAGTATTTATTCTCCGAGTAACAATGCTTACGAACCCGGAGCAGGTGCTTACTGGCAAGATGCTTGGGATTTGCTGTCACAGTAACTTTCATTCAATAAACACATGCAACAAAAAAGGACCATGCTTTTATGCGTGGTCCTTCTCCAAATGCTTCATGCTATTCACATAACGCTCGGTTGATTTAATTACTGACGTTCTTTTTCAAAAATCAAAATAAAGCGATCGGTTTTACGTCGCAATTCTTTTGCAAAAACAGAAGTATCGTATTTATCGCTCGAATTACTTAGAATATCTGACTCCAAAAGCAATTTAAACCCTCTCGCTTGAATGTCTTGTTTGGCGAACTCTTTATCAATACGGTGCAACTCTTTGGCATCTTGAATGCCCCGATCAGCGGCGCTGTTATGATCAATAATGAGTAACTTACCACCCGGTTTTAAAGCCCGATACAATTGTGGGAAAGCAGTATCGACATTCATATCCCAGCCAGTATCTTTAAAATGCATATCATGATAACCAAGGACTAAAAATACACTGTCGAACTTCTCAGTACCGAGCTGTAAGTCGTCGACCTCAGTCAACAATCTGGTGACATTAGGTAGTCGCTCACCATTAAATCGTTTTGTTAGCTGTTCTTTCACATAGGGCATATACGCTTGATTGTTATGCAAAACAACGTTGCCCTGTTGCCCCACTACTGTGGCAAGAAGTTCACTGTAGTATCCACCACCCCCTAAGAAATCGAGCACACTGTCTCCGGATTGAACGCCCACCAACTCTATGACTTCTTGGGGTTTGCTCGTCGCGTCTCGTAATTTATCTTCAACCGACCGGCCTGCAAAATCTTGAGCAGCAACCAACAACGAACTTCCAGCCGCTGCGAAGGCTAGAAATAATGATACGCCAAACTTGTTCATAGTCTTTCCTTGTATAACAATATTTTTAATAACCAAATCATTCTAAAAAATAGCTATTCTAGACTGCGAATTCTAACCACTCTTGACTCTAAAATTTATTGAATTTTAAAAGCAAGTTGTAAGTAGATCTGTCAGCCCAATCATTCTGAGAAGTGAACCGTTGTTTGTCTCTGTCGATTCACTTGCAGTTGTAAAACGTCTGGTCTGGAATAATGACCAGCTGGATCAAAGTTTTGCCTTTCTTTCATTACTTCAGACAGATCAATCGTCGCTAAGGTTAAGCATTCTTTATCAATCACTGGCTCAACTAACCACTCACCATCCGGTGCGGCTATGCAAGAGCCGCCATTCGAGAGAAATTTTTCACTTGAACTTATACGTTCCTTCATTGCCTCTTTTATTTCTCTCGCAAAAGGTAAGTCATCCGCGACATCATCGAGACCAATTAAGCCGCTAACAGACATAACGTATGAACGGGCTTCTTTTGCAATAAACCGAGTAATATCTTTGGTGTTATTGATATTTCCAGGCCAAATGGCGACATGCAATTGCTCTCCTTGGGCATACAATGATTGGCGCGCCATGGGAATCCAGTTTTCCCAACAATTGAGTCCGCCAACGGTGAAGTCGCCGACACTGTGAACTCGTAAACCATGACCATCTCCCGGTGCCCATGCCAAACGCTCTTCATAGGTTGG from Pleionea litopenaei includes:
- a CDS encoding carbon-nitrogen hydrolase family protein — encoded protein: MNHKLTIAMGQISPVWLNREATLAKMANYLTEAAREGAQLIAFGEALLPGYPYWLDLINGAEFNSEKQKRLYAYYVEQAVDIERGDLTMIQDACAKNKISAYVGCIEKTRQRGMSVYCTMVFIDHQGVIQSSHRKLMPTYEERLAWAPGDGHGLRVHSVGDFTVGGLNCWENWIPMARQSLYAQGEQLHVAIWPGNINNTKDITRFIAKEARSYVMSVSGLIGLDDVADDLPFAREIKEAMKERISSSEKFLSNGGSCIAAPDGEWLVEPVIDKECLTLATIDLSEVMKERQNFDPAGHYSRPDVLQLQVNRQRQTTVHFSE
- a CDS encoding glycosyl hydrolase family 18 protein; translated protein: MNRFGKFSLLGGSLLLAQTVFAYDCSNLSTWDSSAVYTGGDQVQHASEAYQANWWNQNRNPADFSGQWQEWSSLGSCDGGGDNRAPIADANGPYSGLVNTAIAFSSAGSSDPDGNIASYQWDFGDGASSSQANPSHIYSQAGDYSVTLTVVDNQGASNLATAVASVTSDDNGGTCNLPQYMAGTQYSAGDQVRNVGRKYRCDIAGWCSSSSAWAYEPGVGSAWQQAWTDTGSCDGGDNQAPIANANGPYSAGVNQSFNFSSAGSSDSDGTIVEYNWSFGDGNSSTEANPSHSFANSGSYSVTLTVTDDQGATGRSNTTAEVTGSGENQAPVAMANGPYFGITGSNISFTSRGSNDPDGSISAYLWNFGDGASSTDAEPSHSYASAGRYDVSLTVTDNQGATNTATTSVTVNDDSGNSGSKVVGYFTNWGVYGRNYHVKNIHTSGSASKLTHIVYAFGNVQNGQCTIGDAYADYDKFYGAADSVDGVADTWDSGALRGNFGQLRRLKAMYPNIKIVWSFGGWTWSGGFGQAAANPQAFANSCYDLVFDPRWADVFDGIDIDWEYPNECGLTCDTSGFNGYRDLMKALRERFGNDKLVTSAIGAGEAKLNAANYGGAAQYLDFYMIMTYDFFGAWAAQGPTAPHSPLYSFDGIPTAGFFTDNGIQVLRSKGVPADKILLGIGFYGRGWTGVTQSTPGGSATGPAPGTYEQGIEDYKVLKTSCPATGTIAGTAYAYCGNNWWSYDTPATINGKMNYLKQQGLGGAFFWELSGDTTNGELINAIDQGLQ
- a CDS encoding class I SAM-dependent methyltransferase, with the protein product MNKFGVSLFLAFAAAGSSLLVAAQDFAGRSVEDKLRDATSKPQEVIELVGVQSGDSVLDFLGGGGYYSELLATVVGQQGNVVLHNNQAYMPYVKEQLTKRFNGERLPNVTRLLTEVDDLQLGTEKFDSVFLVLGYHDMHFKDTGWDMNVDTAFPQLYRALKPGGKLLIIDHNSAADRGIQDAKELHRIDKEFAKQDIQARGFKLLLESDILSNSSDKYDTSVFAKELRRKTDRFILIFEKERQ
- the gbpA gene encoding N-acetylglucosamine-binding protein GbpA gives rise to the protein MKKITTLLSGCSLLLLGTSALDLYSHGYVKSPESRSYLCHLRTNTNCGAIQWEPQSVEGLDRFPGSGPADGTIAAAGLPQFSELNQQTSTRWVKRSAQSGNFSFTWRFTANHASRDFRYFITRSGWDQNQPLTRASFDLTPFCSVSGNNQRPPAELTHNCVLPSRSGYHVVLAVWDVADTVNSFYQAIDLAFGGVEPPRWQDIGDINPTMDLNPGDKVRTRVFDSNGERTEFRTEIAISSAADGARNTWPKNLADAINREQNELRAGILDSQGNIVPTEGKNDVFTGNDSSLVRVEIEIEQTQVDPEYRVDALQSAYSIVDGVANVNFTLISNSPFDIQANLLDAQQRIIATQQQSVDGEMAFNLTVTNAVAGNYQLQIIAQDSQGSTSEQNFDLSLTSSPNGGYDYVYPDGLSNYDAGTQVLAKDGKIYQCKPFPYSGWCSIYSPSNNAYEPGAGAYWQDAWDLLSQ
- a CDS encoding PKD domain-containing protein translates to MKNCFIRRCLTYATRLSLAGFCLASYAYNCDQLSPWQNDQIYNGGDEATQNGIAYRANWWTQNQSPDSHSGPWQEWSSLGSCDGDNGNQNPIANPNGPYQAELGESITFSSAGSSDADGQITEFFWNFGDGQTSNAANPTHQYAEAGLFNATLTITDDQGAQVSAATQVTITDGNGGGECNLPTYNAGNQYATDDRVSHQGRAYLCLVGGWCSSDQTWAYEPGKGLYWQHAWQDQGACGDGNNQSPIANANGPYTGTINSSIVFSSRGSSDSDGTIDQFRWNFGDGSESTLANPTHQYSSAGQYTATLTVTDNLGAENTTSTRVTIQSDDGPSTPLPHRLLIGYWHNFDNGSGYIPIAQVDDAWDFINVSFAENKPGGSEGEVAFSPFGESEAAFKSGVQSLQNKGKKVLISLGGANAHIQLNTAASRDNFVRTMGEIIATYGFDGMDIDLEGGSLFMNAGDTIANPQTPAIVNLIAATRSLKARFGDSFILTMAPETAYVQGGLDNFGGIWGAYLPLIHALRTDLTVLHVQHYNTGSLTGTDGNIYNAGTADFHVAMSDMLLTGFAAAGNANNYFPPLRQDQIAFGLPSSTQSASSGYTAPAVAQQALDCLIKGTNCGNYQPSQAYPHFRGLMTWSINWDVFRQREFSTPHRQYLNQNP